A single window of Nicotiana sylvestris chromosome 5, ASM39365v2, whole genome shotgun sequence DNA harbors:
- the LOC138869496 gene encoding uncharacterized protein has product MPMNPIQEVEVFDVWGIDFMGPFVNSYGNKYIIVVVDYVSKWVEVVALPTNDAKVVVGFLKKNIFTRFGTPRAIISDGGTHFCNRAFEKLLAKYDVHHKVATPYHPQTSIQVEVSNREIKSVLTKTVNATRTDWARKLDDALWAYRTAFKTPIGMSPYKLVFGKPATCQWNLNIKHGGH; this is encoded by the coding sequence atgcccatgaacccaattcaagaggtggaagtgtttgacgtttgggggattgacttcatgggtcccttcgtcaactcctatggcaataagtacattattgttgttgtagactatgtgtccaaatgggtggaagttgTGGCGTTACCCACCAATGATGCAAAAGTGGTGGTGGGATTTCTAaaaaagaacatattcacccgtttTGGGACACCACGAGCAATTATCAGTGATGGAGGCACTCATTTCTGCAACAGGGCCTTTGAAAAGTTACTTGCTAAGTACGATGTGCACCACAAGGTGGCTACTCCTTACCACCCGCAAACTAGTATacaagttgaagtgtccaacagagaAATCAAGAGTGTGTTAACCAAAACTGTgaatgccacaagaactgattgggcgaggaagctagatgatgcactctgggcttaCAGAACTgccttcaaaactccaattggtatgtcaccatacaagttggtgtttgggaagccTGCCACCTGCCAatggaacttgaacataaagcATGGTGGGCATTGA